GGACGGGTACGTCGAGCTGGCGAACCGCAGCGAGGGCCCGGTGGACCTGATCGCCGACGTGACGGGCTACTTCAGCCGCTCCGCCGCGGCCGGATACACGTCCGTCAAGCCGTCCCGGCTGGTCGACACCCGGGAGGGACTGGGCACGGCCAAGGGCCAGGCCGCCGCTCAGAGCACCTTCGGCGTGCAGATCGCCGGTCAGGGCGGGCTGCCGGCCACGGGCGTCACGGCCGTGGCCCTCAACGTCACGGTGACCGACCCGAAGAGCTCCGGCCATCTGACGGTGTTCCCGGGCGGTCAGCAGGCGCCGTCGACGTCGAGCGTGAACTTCGCCGCCGGGCAGACGGTCGCCAATGCGGTGATCGTGCCGGTCGGACCGGACGGCAGGATCAACATCCGCAACGGCGCCTGGAGCCCGACCGACGTGATCGTCGACGTCACCGGCTACTACAGCGCCGACGGCAAGGCCGCCTACCTGCCGGTGGAGCCCAAGCGCCTGCACGACTCGCGGACCTTCGCCTTCCCGCTCGCCGGCCAGGACTACCACCACGAGACCCTGTGGACGTCCGGTATGGCGCTCGAGGCCCTCGTCGTGAACACGACGGTCACCAACCCGCAGGGCAGCGGGCACCTCTCGGTCGCTCCGGACCCGAACACCACGGACGACTACATCTCCGGAAAATACGTCCGGCCGACCCCGCCGGACTCGTCCGTCCTGAACTGGACGAAGGGCGCCACCGTCGCGAACCTGGTCCAGGCGAGCACCGGCGGCACCGACGTCGTCGACTTCTGGAACCGGGGCTGGGAGCCGACCGACCTGATCGTCGACCTGTTCGGCATGTACGACAAGAACTGACGCCCGCCCCCGCTCTTTACTGCGGCGCCGTGCGCCGCAGTAAAGAGCGGGGGCACACCCGGCGAACCCATGCGGTCACAGCACTAGGCCGGCGGGGCGGGTGCGGCGGGCTGGGGTGTGCGGCCCACCGGCGGGACCGGCGGGCCGGGCGGCAGGAGTTCGGCGGTCACGAACGCCACGACGGCAGCGAGGATCGCCACCGGGATCATCTCGGTGCTGCCCAAGACCAGGACCACGAGCACCACGCTGCTGACCGGCAGCCGCAACGCGGTCACGGTGGCGGCGGCCATGCCGGCCGCCAGCCCGGCGCCGATGCCCAGGCCGGGCAGCGGCGAGCAGAGGACGCCTGCCGCGGCGCCGAGGAACAGCGACGGGAAGATGGGGCCGCCGCGCAGGCTGCCCAGGCACAGGGAGAAGGCGGCGCCCTTGCACAGGAGAACGGCGATCAGCGCGCCCACGCCCCAGGCGTGCGGATCTCCGGCCAGCTGGCCCAGGGTGGTCTGGCCCGAGGAGGCCACGTCCGCAGGAGAGCGGCCGGTGCCCAGGGCATAGGCGGCGGCGCAGACGCCGGCGCCGAGCGCGCAGAGCACGGTGACGGTCAGGGGCCGTCCGGCGACGCGGACGGACGTCAGCCGGCCGCCGTACTGGATCAGGTACACGCCGCAGGCGATGACCACGGCGATGAGGATCGACCAGAGCACGTCACCGGCGTCCAGACGGGGGAACTGCGTGCCCGACTTCAGCTTCAGATCACCGGTCCCCAGACCGGTCCAGCGGCCGAATCCGGTGAACACGAGCGAGCCGATGCCGCTCGACAGCAGCGCGGGCAGCATGACGGCGAACAGCTGGGGCCCGCCCACGCCCACGACCTCCATGAGCAGCACCGCGCCGATCAGCGGGTTGCCGAAGATCGTGGCGATCGCCGCGGCGGATCCGGCCGCGCCCAGCAGCGCGGTGCTCATCGGTGTCTCCGGCGTTCCGGTGAGATGCCGCAGCGCGATCGCCAGTCCGCCGCCCAGCGCGATGAGCGGGGCCTCGGGGCCGAGCGTGGCGCCGAGCGGCAGGCTGAACACGGCCGCGAGGATCACTCCGGGCAGGGCTGCGGCTCCGGAACCGCCCGGGTGCAGGCCGGACGCGGGGATGTGCCCGCCCGCCCCGGGGAGACGGGTGACGATCTGCCCGACGCAGAGACCCGATACGAGCAGGAGCGGCAGGGGCCACCACCACGGCGGAGCGTCGTGGCCGAGGGCATGCGGGAGGTCCACCCAGACCAGGCTCTCCAGTTTCCGGAGCCCGGCGAGGAACCAGAATGCGGCCAGCGAGACCGGGATGCCGATGAGACCGCAGAACACCAGGGTCTTGCGGTATCCGGGAGTCCGGAGCAGCTCGCCGAGCTTCTGGGCCTCCGCGGGCCGCGGCGGCGGCTGCGGACCCGGACTCGGCTGCGTCGGCAGCGTCATGGGGCCGTTCCTTCCCGTCCCCCGTCCCTCACCGGTGCGTCCGGTACAGCGTGATCCGTCAGCCGAGGAGCCGACGCTTCTGCTCGGCGAATTCCTCCTCGGTCAGTACTCCCTGCTCCTTGAGGGTGCTGAGCTGCTTGAGCTGGTCGATCTTGGTGCTCATGTCGTCGGCAGCAGGGGCTGCAGCAGGGGCCGGAGCCGGGGGCGGGGGAGGCGGCGGCGCGGCCTCGGCCTGCGGCGCCTCCTGCTGGGACCACCGGCCGGCCTGCCGCCGGGACACCCGGTTGGACACGGCGGTGGCGGTGCCGGCGACGACGGCCGTACGGGCGACTCCGCGAAGAAGTCCGGGCATGATGCTCATCTCCAGGGGTGCGGTGAAGCAGGGCTGCGGCCGTCCTCACTCGTCGCCAGGCGGTACCTCCATCGCCTCCAGCGACGCGAGCAGCGCCTGCACGGGAATCCGGCCAGCGGCCACGAGCTGTGCACCTCCGCGCCGCAGTTCGCGCGCGAACGGCGCCGCCCATGTGTTCTCGTACACGATGATCCCCGCCGAGTTCCCGGGTTCCAGCGCGATGCCTGCGTCGTTGATGTCGCTCTGGTCCAGCAGGCCGGACGAGGCGCCTTCGAAGATCGAAAGGTCGACCTCGCTGCCGAGGTCGTTCAGCTCCACCGCCGTCACCGAGCCGTCCAGGTCCTTGCGGACGAAGATCAGGTCGAAGATGCGGATGATGCCGCGATCGACGAGATCGACGAGCATGGGGAGTCCCTTGCCCGTCATCCGGTTGCCCGGGAACTCGATCACGACGTAGTCCACGGGACCCATGTCGTCGATGTCGCCGATGTCGCCGAGCCCGCCTGATTCCTCGACCTCGCTGCTCATGGCTGCTCCTGTCGCGCTGGGGGAGGGAAGACGTCGCGTCGGCCGCTGATCCGCGGGCGGTGGGCTCCGGCACGCGGTGGGCAGGAGGGACGTCGCCTAAGCCCATTCCAGCACCGCGCACGCACCTCCGCACATCCGGAAGGTCACCCGTTGAACGAGCCGATCGGTCACCCGGTCAGTTGGTAGATGCTCTTGCCGGTCAGCCACAGGCCGAGCACCAGGCAGATGACGACGATCGCCTGCTGCGTGTGGCCCTCCAGCCAGCCGCGCAGGCGCATCAACCGGTCGTGCGCGACCTCGGGTGCGAACACGATGTACAGCTCGGCGGCCAGCAGGCTGGCGGTCGCGAGGAAACAGAAGCCGAACAGGGCCAGGTAGGTGGACGTGTGCGAAGTGTTCGCTTCGAGCACGGTCGTCGCGCCCGCCGCGACCAAGCCCCACGGCTGGACGAGCACGGCCAGGCCCGCGGCCGCCCAGACAGAGCTCGAGTCCGTGCGGGAGGCTGCGCCTTCGGAGGATCCGCCTTGCACGTCGCGGCCGAGCGGGGTGGTGGAGCCGGTCGGGGCGGTGCCCGCCTTCATGAGGAGGTGGCGATGGAGCCCGTAGAACACCAGCCCGAGTCCGATGACCAGTTTGGCCGCCACCCCCGCGATGCCGGGCGGGGAGCGCGGCGCCGGGGGCTGGCCGTCCGTCACGGTGAGTACGATCGCGATCACCGCGACGAGGCAGGCGAGCCAGGCCAGGATGAAGGCGAGGCCCTTCCACACGCCCCTGGCGGACGACACCACGAGCACGAACGCCATGATGGGCAGCGGATCGACGGTGATGGCCAGCGCGATGAGCAAGAGGTCGAGGACCATGGCGCCCCAATCGTGTGACGAGGCACGACACTACGCACGGGTCCGGGCCCCGACACCTTTTCGCGGCCATTCGGCGGACGGGCGAAGCGCGGTCGGCCGGAGCCGTTCGAGATGCCGCTCCCGGCCGTGTCCTTCAACCTGGACGCACACGAAGGAGACCGCAATGACGACGACTTGTCCACCGGCCCTCGCGTCGGCATCGAGCCGTCCGTCTCCCGCTGCGCCGACTGCCTCCCCGGTGTGCTGATGACCTCCGGCAGGAGCAAGCGCGCCGTCCTGCGCTCCGAGTGGTGGCGAACCCGCTCGCGGCGGACGGCGGCCAAGGCCCGACGGCTCCAGCGCCGGGCCGAGACCCGGTTTCCGGTGATCACCCACATCGCGGAGCGCATGGTGTCGGTGAACATCTTCGACTCCGCGACACGGCTCGCCGCGCAGTGCTTCCTGACCGCCGTCCCCCTGGTCTTCGTCGTCGCGTCGGTCGCCCCGCAGGCCGTGCGGGAGCAGATGGCCGCATCGATCCGTGCGGTGTTCGGGCTCAACGGCGAGTCGAGCGACCAGCTGTCCGCGATCTTCCGCAGCTCCGACGCGGAGCTCCAGAACGCGGTGGGGGTGGTGGGCTCCCTGATGGTGCTGCTGTCCGCGACCGCCGTGAGCCGCGCCATGCAGCGGCTGTGCAAGCGGGCGTGGGAGATTCCACGCACCGGGGCGCGGATCGCGGTCTGGCGCTGGCTCGCGTGGATCGCCGCCTGGATAGGTCTGCTGGTCGTGCAGGAACCGGTGCGCAGCGGGTTCGGCGTCGGGCTCTGGCTGGGTGTCCCCCTCACGTTCGTCTTCCAGACGCTGGTGTGGTGGTGGACCCAGCACCTCCTGCTGGGCCGCCTCGTCGGCTGGATGCCCCTGCTGCCGGGCGCTCTGATCACTGCCGGCGCGATGACCGCCCTGTCGGTCACCGCCGGTTTCTACATGCCGCGCGCCCTCAACCGGGCGCTGAGCGAGTACGGTTCGGCCGGCTCGATCTTCGTCCTGCTGTCGTGGCTGATCGTGCTGTGCGTGGCCATCGCCGGCGGTATCACCATCGGCGCCGTCCTGGCGCAGGAGCCGTACCTCGCCCGGCGGCTGGACAGTCCGCCGCCGAGCCGGCAGCGGGCGGAGCAGGGCTGAGCTCCGGCGATCCGGGGCCGCGTGGCGCCGTACGGCAGCGCCGTGCAAGGGGTGCCATGCTGGGCAGCAGGGGCCCGAGCGGCCTGGAGGTCCACAGCGATGGCAAAGCGTGCAGCAAAGACGGAGGACGGTGTGCGCCGGCTGTCCGCCGCGGAGCGGGCCGAACGCGGCCGCGCTGCCCGGAGCAGGGCGCCCCGCACCGGGCACGGGGAATTCGAGCCGTCCGCGCAGCGGCAGGATCCCGTGGACATCCTCGAAGGGCAGTCGGCCGGCCGGGTGCCGGAGCTGGTGCCGATCCGCTACGGGCGGATGTCGGAGTCGCCGTTCCGCTTCTACCGGGGCGCCGCCGCCGTCATGGCCGCCGACTTGGCCCCTACCCCGGACTCGGGCCTTCGGGTCCAACTGTGCGGAGATGCCCACATGCTGAACTACGGGCTACTCGGCTCACCGGAGCGGAATCTGCTGTTCGACGTCAACGATTTCGACGAGACGCTGCCCGGACCGTGGGAGTGGGACGTCAAGCGGCTGGCCGTGAGCCTGGCCATCGCCGGGCGGGAGAACGGGTTCACCGATATCGAGCGCGCTGAGATCGTCCAGTCCGCAGGCAGGTCCTACCGCGAGCAGATGCGTCGCTACGCCGCCATGCGCCACCTCGACGTCTGGTACGCGAGGGTCGACGCGGAGCAGCTCCAGACGCTGGGGGCGACCGAACTGCGCTCGCGCGGCCGCAAGCAGCTGGCCGAGACACTGGCCAAGGCGCGCGGGCGCGACAGCCTGCAGGCGGCCGGGAAACTCACCGAGGTGGTCGCCGGGGAGCGCCGGTTCAGGTCGACACCGCCCCTGGTCACGCCGCTCACGGAGCTGCTGCCGGACAATGAGCGCAGCACGCTGGAGGAGCAGATCCGCGACATGGTCGAGCAGTACGGCCAGACCCTTCCGTCGGACCGGCAGCACCTGCTGCGGCAGTTCACCGTCGTCGACATGGCGCGCAAGGTGGTGGGCGTCGGCAGTGTGGGCACCCGGTGCTGGATCATTCTGCTCCTGGGCAGGGACGGCGACGACCCGTTGATCCTCCAGGCCAAGGAGGCCGGCGAGTCGGTCCTCGCCCCTTACGTCGGTGCCGGCGAGTACTCCATGCAGGGCGAGCGGGTGGTGGCCGGGCAGCGCCTGATGCAGGCAGCCAGTGACATCTTCCTGGGCTGGCACCGGGCGAAGGGCATCGACGGCCGCGAGCGGGACTTCTACGTACGGCAGTTGCGGGACTGGAAGGGGAGCATCGAGCCGGAGCTGATGGCGCCGCGCGGCATGCGGGCGTTCGGCGACGTGTGCAGCGCCACCCTGGCCCGGGCACACGCCCGGTCCGGGGACCGGATCGCCATCGCCGCCTACCTGGGCAGCGGCGACGTCTTCGACCGGGCGCTGGTGCGGTTCGCGGAAACCTATGCCGACCTGAACGAGCGCGACCACCGGGCCCTGGTGGACGCGGTGGCCTCGGGCCGGGTGGCGGCGGAGTCGGCGTGACCGGCGGCGGGCACCCCGAGCGCCCCGCCTCTCTGCCAGTCGGCTGACCTGCCCGGCGAGGCGACACGTCGCCCTCCGTGACCGTGGGAGGCTCCGGTCATGACAGCCAAGGCACCCACGGCCGGGAAAGCGAAAGACGCGAGACTCATCCTGCTGACACTGGCGGCCGGGCAGTTCCTGATGGCCCTCGACAGCTCGGTCATGAACGTCTCGATCGCGACGGTGGCCGAAGACATCGGCACCACGGTGGCCGGCATGCAGGGCGCGATCACGGCCTACACCCTGGTCATGGCGATGTTCATGATCAGCGGTGGCAAGGTCGGCGCGCTCATCGGCCGCAGACGGGCGTTCACGATCGGCTGTGTCATCTACGGGTGCGGATCCTTCACCACGTCGATCGCCCCGAACCTGGCGATCCTCATGCTCGGCTGGTCGTTCCTGGAAGGCGTGGGGGCGGCACTGATCCTGCCGGCGATCGTGGCGCTGGTTGCCTCGAACTTCGCTGTGGAGCGGCGGCCGGCCGCCTACGGCCTGGTCGCGGCGGCGGCGGCGATCGCCATCGGGCTCGGGCCGCTCATCGGCGGTGTGGCGACCACGTTCTTCTCCTGGCGCTGGGTGTTCGCCGGGGAGGTCGTGGTCGTGCTGGTCATCCTGGTGCTCGCCCGCCGGGCAGCCGACGCGCCGCCCGAGCACAAACCGCGCATCGACCTTGTGGGCGCGGTCCTGTCCGCCGTGGGCATCGGGCTGTTCGTCTACGGTCTGCTGCGCACGAGTGAATGGGGCTGGTTCCTGCCCAAGGCCGGTGCACCGTCCTGGTTCGCCCTCTCACCCGTCGTCTGGTTGATGCTGGGCGGGCTTCTCCTCGTCTGGTTCTTCTTCCGCTGGGAGGCACGCCTCGTCGCACGGGGTACCGAGCCGCTCGTGGATCCGGAGTTCCTGCACAACCGGCAGCTCACCGGCGGCCTGACGATGTTCCTCTTCCAGTACCTCGTACAGATGGGCGTGTTCTTCGTCGTCCCGCTCTACCTGTCCGTCGCGCTGGGCCTGTCCGCCATCAAGACGGGCGTGCTGATCCTGCCGCTCTCCATCTCGCTGCTCGCCTCCGCGATCGGGATTCCCAAATTCCGTCCGGACGCCTCACCGCGGCGCGTGGTGAAGCTCGGGCTCTTGGCGATGCTCGCCGGCGCCCTCGTCCTGCTGGCCGCCCTGGACGCCGACTCCGGTGCGGCCGTCGTCATCGTCCCGATGCTGCTGATCGGACTGGGGATGGGGGCGCTGGCCTCCCAGCTCGGGGCGGTCACCGTCTCGGCCGTCCCGGACGAGCAGAGCGCCGAGGTCGGCGGAATCCAGAACACCGTCACGAACCTCGGCGCGTCGATCGGCACCGCCGTTGCCGGGTCGATCCTCATCACCGTACTGACCTCGTCGTTCCTCACGACCATCGAGCAGAACCCGGCTATCCCGGCCGAGGTCACGAGCCAGGCGAACGTCAAACTCGCGGGCGGTGCTCCCTTCCTGTCGGATGCCCAGCTCACCACCGCCCTCGACGAGGCCGGTGCGAATTCGGCGGTGACCCAGGCCGCACTCGAGGCGAACGCGACCGCGCGGATCGACGGCCTGCGGGCCGCCCTCGCGATCCTCGCCCTGGCCGCGCTGACGGCGCTCTTCTTCACCCAGCGCATTCCTGCGACCCAGCCCGGGGCGGCGCGTCCCGGAGCCCGGTGACCTACGCGGGAGCCGGCGGCTTTCCCCCGGGTGTCGCCGTGCTCTCGGCGTCCTCGGCGATGAAGTCCATCACGGCAAGGGCGAAGAGGAGCACGAGGGCAATGCCCAGGATGACCCAGCCGGTCGGGTGCGGCCACAGGATGAAGGCGAGGACGGCGACAGCCACCAGGATCCAGGTGATCCAGCTGCGGTGGCGACCGACGAACGAGCCGACCGGGCCGGTACGCAGGCCCGCCCGGTCGGCCGCGGCCCGGGTGGCCGCGATACCGGAATGCCACACCTCGCGGACCACCGTGGCGCGGCGTCCCGGCCCCGAGAGCCAGGCGGCGAGCGCGAGCAGTACGCCGAGGACCACGACCGCGCGGACGGTGATGCGCAGGAGGCGGATCATCGCGTCGTAGACGGCACCGGCGGCCGGCTGGGAGACGGTGTCGGGGAGCGCGTTGAGATAGACCGTCCGGAAGACCGTCAGGGCGACGCCCAAAATGAGCGCCGCGGCGGCGAAGCCGAGGGCCGACGCGATCAGGGTGCGGCGCCGGTGGGCGGAGAGCAGGACGCCCACGGCCGCGAGGATGACGGCGAGGATCGGCAGCCACAGGCCGGCGAGCTCGAGCAACCGGAAGCCCGTCTTGACCCGGCCGATGTCGTCCGACCGGAGAACCGTGAAGTCGGTGTGGATCTCGGGGATCTTGCCGGCGACGCTGAGCCCGGCGTCCACGAGCCGGGTCTTCACCTGTTCGATCACCGGAGCGAGATCGAGGGTCACCGAGTCGTTCTTGATCTGGACGGCTCCCTCGTCGTTGCCGGTCAGCGCGCGTACGAGCGAGGTGTGGATCGTACGGTTCGCGCCGGTCCAGATGGTGTCGAAGGCCTTCGACGCGACGACGTCCTGGGCCTTCTCGTGCACGAAGCTGCGGACCGCGCCCTCGAGCCCGTCACCCAGCTTCCCCAGCCCCTTCGCGAGCAGCGGCCGGTCGTCCGGGGCCACGCCCTCGAGCAGGGCGGGCAGGTCGAGGTGTTCCATGACCGCGCCCGTGACCCGGTTCGCGACGGCCGCCTGTACGTCGGGGTCGGAGGCGAGCGGGGCCACGGTGGCGACGTAGCGGTCGGTGTCGCCCACGATGTCCGCCGTCCAGGCGGCGACGATGCCCAGCGGGGCCAGGACGCAGCCGATGACGATCAGCACCGCTGACAGGAACGCGCGCACCCGGTGGTGGGGCGGCGGGCGTCTCGCGGCCTCGCTCTCCAGCGTGGCAACCCGGGCCCGCAGTGCGGCGAGTTCGCTCTGACTTTCGTCGTCCGGCATGACAGCCCTCCTAGGGGTCGTACCCCAGACAATCCCGGCCCGCTCGATCCGGCGAGTGGAGGCGACCCGTCCGGGTGAGACCCGCCGATGCGACCCGTGGCCCGCGGTGCGGCCCGGCGAGCACGGCGGTTGCGCCGTGCGGTGCGGCGCGGGGCAAGCCGTACGGGACCGCTCGACATGCGGAACGCAGTGTGCGAGCCAATACTGCTGATCGCGGGCATCGGGCCCGCCCGAAGGAGGCATCCGTGGACGACTACCCGGCACTCAGCATCTTCTGGTCCATGCTGTGGTTCTTCCTGTGGATCATGTGGCTGTTCCTGCTGTTCAAGATCATCACGGACATCTTCCGCGACCATGAGATGAGCGGCTGGGCCAAGGCGGGCTGGCTGATCTTCGTCATCCTGCTGCCCTTCCTCGGCGTGCTGGTCTACGTCATCGCCCGCGGCAAGAGCATGACCCAGCGGGACGTCAAGCAGGCCAAGGACAACGAGGCCGCCTTCCAGGACTACATCCGCCAGACGGCGGGCAGCGCTCCGGCCGGCGGCGGATCGGGCGGCGCGGACGAGCTGGCCAAGCTCGCCGAGCTGAAGGCCAAGGGCGCGCTCACCGAGGAGGAGTTCCAGCAGGCCAAGTCGAAGCTGCTGGCCTGACGGCGCAGGGTCGACAGCCGGTACGGCCCGCACGTACGCGCTCTCGCACGGACCCGGGGCCGACCGTGAGGGGGCCGGCCCCGAGGATGGCCCCGGCACCGACCTGCGGCACCCGAGTGTGCGCGCGACCCGGTCTCATCGGCGGGGGAGCGGCAGCGTCGCCTGGTGGTGCGGGCTGCGGTCCTCCATGCCGTACCGGGCGCTCAGTTTCGAGATCAGCAGGCAGTACGCGGGTGCGCACACCAGCTCGAGGACGAGCGCCTGCCACGGGGCGTCTGCGGCGGTTCCGGAATCGGCCAGCTGCCCCAGCGCGAGCGCAATGCCGTAGGACAGCACGTTGTTCGCCGTGTGGATCGCGATCACGGCCTCCAGCCCGCCCGTACGGATGACGAGCCAGCCCCACCACACCGCGGAGTAGAAGAGCAGCGCGAACCCGGACCATGCACCGAACCCGTGGGCGAGGGCGAAGAGCAGCGAGGCGACGACGATCCCCGGCCAGGGCGAACGGAGGAACCCTCCGAAGAACTGGGCGAGCCAGCCCCGGAAGACGAACTCCTCGGCCGCGGCCTGGAAGGGAACCAGCACCAGGAACACTGCGCAGCCGAGCAGCAGCGGCAGCCATCCGGGAAATTCTCCCGCGAGGCTCTCCGGGCCGTCCTCGATCCAGCCCCAGAGCAGGAGTACGCCCATCTGAAGCGCCATCAGGGGGAACGCCACGGCAGCGCAGCGGGCGAGCCAACGCCAGCGCAGCCGGCCCAGGACGGACATCACCGTTCCGGCGGGCCGGTGGCCGCAGGCACGGACCGCCAACAGGACGACGGGAATGCCGACCGCCAGGCTCAGGAGCCCCATGGCCTCGTCCGTCAGCGGGTCGGACAGCACCCGGTCACTGCCGTCGGGGGCGAGCTTCAGGCCCAGTCCGTGGCCGATTGCGATGCAGGCCGCGGTGACGGCTATGAGGCCCACCGCCAGGAGGACCGTGACGAGGAGAACCTCGCCGAGACGCCCGAGTGCGCCCTGCCGCCCGTTCCTCGCCTGCTCGTGATACCGGGAGCCGGCCGGCGCTGCCACGAGGGCAGGGGGCTGGACGTACCCGGGATGGGGCCCGGGCCGACCCTGCGGCGGGGGCCACGGGGCTGCGCCACCGGAAGGGCCGCCGCCGTCCCACGCCTGGGCGTTCGGGTCGGCGGGCCTGAGCCGGCCATCCGGAGGGGGAGTGTCTGACACAGGTACGGCCCGCCTTCTTCCCGTTCGACTGTCTGCGCACCCATTCGATCACGCGTACGCCCCGCAGTCGGCCGACGGCCGACGGCCGCCGGACCCCGATCAGTTGATCCGCTGCCCGGCCTCCGCGCGGACCGACGTCAGCGCCTGACACGTCAGGGTGACGGCCCGGCCGGGCGGCGTGATCTCTTTCGGGGAGACCGCCACGTGTCACGCCGTCATCTTCCTGCGGCTGCCTGCCGGATCCTCGAACCGGCCGTACGTGCCGGAGGCCGCGAAGCCTGCGACGATGAGCCCCGCCACCCTGGCCGCGACGATCCCGATGGCCCTCCCGGTCCGGCTGCCGCTGCGCGGCGGCGGGAGCATGCTCATGCCCCACGGCTACGTCACCGTCTACGCGCATCCCCCTCCGGGTTGCGGGAATTCAGGCCCTACCGGCAGGTATGGGACCGTGTTCCGCCCAGGTTTGATAGGAGTTGGCGTAACCGGTGCGCCAGTACGTCTGAGCGGGAAGGGCACGATCATGCTGGAGTTTCCCAAGCCGCGAGCCCTGCTGTGCTCGTACTGCCAGGCCGGCCCGAAGGACGGGACGGCGCGGACCCTGTCGGCGGAGGCCGGAATGCTGACGGTCACCTGGCACACCGCATCGTGCCCGCACTACGCGGCGGACCGCATCCTCGCCGACAAACGCATCTGACCCGCGGGCTTCTCGGAGGATGCCGGGCGGCAATCGGGCGGGAGGTGTTGCGGGTGCTTACCGGGGATTGGGTGCGGTGGTGCGGGTGGCGTTGCGGATGATGGCTGCGGCCTCGTTCGGGTTGCGGTTCAGCCAGGCCGTGAGGTGTTCGTGGACGACCTCCTGGACGTAGGTCCCCGTCGGGGTGCTGTCCAGCCTGGTTCGGGTCGCGCCTTCGAAGCAGGGGTCGTCGATCTTGACCGACACGACTGCCGTCAGGCCCCTGCCGACGGCATCGCGGGTGAGGCCGTCGTCCGCCCCGGGCAGCAGGTGCTCCTGTCGGGCGTACGCGTTGAACGCCTTCGGCAGCGCGGTCCAGAAGCCCGCCTCGTGGGTGCCGCCCTCATGCGTGCGGATGCTGTTCGCGAAGGAGTGGACGCTCCCGCTGTCGGACGTGTCCCACTGGAGGGCGATCTCGACGGAGATCGCGCTGTCCTCGTCCGCCGCCACGAAGGCGATGACGGTGGGATGGATCGGTTCTCCCTTGCGGGAGTTGAGGTGACTCACGAGGTCCTGGGCGCCTTGCTCACAAGAGTGGCGGACCGTGCGGGTCGTGCTTCGCTCGTCGGTGAGGGAGAGGGCCAGGCCCCTGTTCAGGGAGGCCAACTCCCGGAAGCGGTACGACAGTGTGGCGAAGGAGAAATCCGTGGTCTCGAAGATGCCGGCGTCGGGCCAGAAGGTGATCACGGTGCCGGTTTCGGCCGCCTCCTCGCGCCTGGCCGGCGGGGCGACCGGGACGCCCCTCCCGTACTCCTGCGTCCAGCGCAAGCCATCGCGCCGGACCTCGACCTCGAGGCGGCTCGACAGCGCGTTGACCACGCAGATGCCCACGTCGTGAACGGTGCCGGCGCGGAACTCGGTCAGTACGGCCTCGATACCCGGA
The Streptomyces sp. NBC_01296 DNA segment above includes these coding regions:
- a CDS encoding CPBP family intramembrane glutamic endopeptidase yields the protein MAAPAGSRYHEQARNGRQGALGRLGEVLLVTVLLAVGLIAVTAACIAIGHGLGLKLAPDGSDRVLSDPLTDEAMGLLSLAVGIPVVLLAVRACGHRPAGTVMSVLGRLRWRWLARCAAVAFPLMALQMGVLLLWGWIEDGPESLAGEFPGWLPLLLGCAVFLVLVPFQAAAEEFVFRGWLAQFFGGFLRSPWPGIVVASLLFALAHGFGAWSGFALLFYSAVWWGWLVIRTGGLEAVIAIHTANNVLSYGIALALGQLADSGTAADAPWQALVLELVCAPAYCLLISKLSARYGMEDRSPHHQATLPLPRR
- a CDS encoding ATP-binding protein; the encoded protein is MSETSYDASHIQVLEGLAAVRKRPGMFIGSVGERGLHRLVFELVGHAVAEALAGHGDTIDVTITPDGGVRVVDNGRGIPTDPGIEAVLTEFRAGTVHDVGICVVNALSSRLEVEVRRDGLRWTQEYGRGVPVAPPARREEAAETGTVITFWPDAGIFETTDFSFATLSYRFRELASLNRGLALSLTDERSTTRTVRHSCEQGAQDLVSHLNSRKGEPIHPTVIAFVAADEDSAISVEIALQWDTSDSGSVHSFANSIRTHEGGTHEAGFWTALPKAFNAYARQEHLLPGADDGLTRDAVGRGLTAVVSVKIDDPCFEGATRTRLDSTPTGTYVQEVVHEHLTAWLNRNPNEAAAIIRNATRTTAPNPR
- a CDS encoding SHOCT domain-containing protein, producing MDDYPALSIFWSMLWFFLWIMWLFLLFKIITDIFRDHEMSGWAKAGWLIFVILLPFLGVLVYVIARGKSMTQRDVKQAKDNEAAFQDYIRQTAGSAPAGGGSGGADELAKLAELKAKGALTEEEFQQAKSKLLA